Proteins encoded within one genomic window of Terriglobales bacterium:
- a CDS encoding ATP-binding cassette domain-containing protein gives MTSDVQAVNQAAGGDGPVTISVEHITKRFGDFTAVDDISFSVHEGETFGLLGPNGAGKSTLIRMMTTLIEITSGRAVIAGHDVSKEADQARRLFGVIPQAMTSDLDLTVDENLNIYAKLYGVPAEERRKSIDHLLEVVDLSKWRNAPTKTLSGGMRRRLEIARGLVHSPRIFFLDEPTTGLDPVSRVAVWEMLGEIQKQRKLTVLITTHYMDEADRLCDRIAIVDHGKLVALDSPEALKKSIPGASVIETHFGAAPQDWDARLQQLPGVQNVQPQGGDHYHILSNDAGRTTTELVQLALQTGVEVKSLSVHGTTLDDVFVHFTGRQLRDEQVKAYAFVMPQRPGLRP, from the coding sequence ATGACCAGCGACGTCCAAGCCGTGAACCAGGCAGCCGGCGGCGACGGCCCCGTCACCATCTCGGTGGAGCACATCACCAAGCGCTTCGGCGACTTCACCGCCGTGGACGACATCTCCTTCTCCGTGCACGAAGGGGAGACCTTCGGCCTGCTCGGCCCCAACGGCGCCGGCAAGTCCACCCTCATCCGCATGATGACCACGCTCATCGAGATCACCTCGGGCCGCGCCGTCATCGCCGGCCACGACGTGAGCAAGGAAGCCGACCAGGCCCGCCGCCTCTTCGGTGTCATCCCCCAGGCCATGACCAGCGACCTCGACCTCACCGTGGACGAGAACCTGAACATCTACGCCAAGCTCTACGGCGTGCCCGCGGAAGAGCGCCGGAAGAGCATCGACCACCTGCTGGAGGTGGTGGACCTCAGCAAGTGGCGCAATGCCCCCACGAAAACCCTCTCCGGGGGCATGCGCCGCCGCCTGGAGATCGCGCGCGGCCTGGTGCACAGTCCCCGCATCTTCTTCCTCGACGAGCCCACCACCGGCCTGGACCCGGTCTCGCGGGTGGCGGTGTGGGAGATGCTGGGCGAGATCCAGAAGCAGCGCAAGCTCACCGTGCTCATCACCACCCACTACATGGACGAGGCCGACCGGTTGTGCGACCGCATCGCCATCGTGGACCATGGCAAGCTGGTCGCCCTCGATTCGCCGGAGGCCCTGAAGAAGAGCATCCCCGGGGCCAGCGTCATCGAAACGCACTTCGGCGCCGCGCCCCAGGACTGGGACGCCCGCCTGCAGCAGCTCCCCGGGGTGCAGAACGTGCAGCCCCAGGGCGGCGATCACTATCACATCCTCTCCAACGACGCCGGCCGCACCACCACGGAACTGGTGCAGTTGGCGCTGCAGACCGGGGTGGAAGTGAAGTCGCTCTCCGTGCACGGCACCACTCTGGACGACGTCTTTGTGCACTTCACCGGGCGGCAACTGCGCGACGAGCAGGTCAAGGCCTACGCCTTCGTCATGCCGCAGCGGCCGGGGTTGCGCCCATGA